Proteins co-encoded in one Sparus aurata chromosome 18, fSpaAur1.1, whole genome shotgun sequence genomic window:
- the cd40lg gene encoding CD40 ligand has protein sequence MINTYQTSLAAPPVPPRLNRSNQGLFAAPLPSSGGHSKSLIRFLVGVALLHLFLTVVGFIYLYQRNLMAGPPSAEGKASYRASEKQEASYKILARMAVKRPDKSVKSTPDYLQWDIGHSTLRSINYYHDIWLTINQPGDYYVYSRVTFSKGDPKRPLASRIKLKKNLEAEEKTVTQAFCNLDSHSGSAEIPRMCTASQGEVISLEKGNQLSVWVQDLSLVNYEDGSTTFGMYKL, from the exons atgaTCAACACTTACCAGACCAGCCTGGCTGCACCGCCGGTGCCTCCGCGCCTCAACAGGTCCAACCAGGGCCTCTTCGCAGCTCCACTTCCATCATCAGGAGGCCACAGCAAGTCCCTCATCAGGTTTTTGGTCGGTGTGGCGCTGCTGCATTTATTCCTGACGGTCGTCGGATTCATCTATCTGTACCAGAGAAACCTGATG GCAGGACCTCCCTCAGCTGAAGGAAAAG cGAGTTATCGTGCATCAGAAAAGCAGGAAGCTTCTTATAAAATCTTGGCACGCATGGCAGTTAAGCGACCAGACAAATCAGTGAAATCTACAC cGGATTATCTCCAGTGGGACATTGGCCACTCAACCCTCCGGAGCATCAACTACTACCACGATATCTGGCTGACTATCAACCAGCCTGGTGACTACTACGTCTACTCCAGGGTGACCTTCTCCAAGGGAGACCCTAAGCGCCCCCTGGCCAGCAGGATAAAGCTGAAGAAGAACCtggaagcagaggagaagactgTGACGCAGGCCTTCTGCAACCTGGACAGCCACAGCGGGTCTGCGGAGATCCCTCGCATGTGCACGGCCTCGCAGGGAGAGGTGATCAGTCTGGAGAAAGGAAATCAGCTCAGTGTCTGGGTACAAGACCTCTCACTGGTGAACTACGAAGATGGATCTACAACCTTTGGGATGTACAAACTGTAG